From Phragmites australis chromosome 5, lpPhrAust1.1, whole genome shotgun sequence, a single genomic window includes:
- the LOC133919077 gene encoding uncharacterized protein LOC133919077, with the protein MEEPGTGTRGREDHHVAVPRFSGEDGVSVAAAPEPGDGLGDGEEVCGAQGRGLSTEEEGEKGGDLAVGLVDPVEAVCAILEGRRCQIGDEKGSSSEERPMNVEEEKGGSLAFAPQASAEPGSLRTCHEGNGGLSDKTLCVPCGEAVCSEDVGCMYEMLDKVTDGSQCELEDLADNVGDWGGLAEVMTSTEDLWMASEEAHCDNECLLDLTKHGSEQQPRGVDGVRSVTDANNELQHDDLMPNIEAEVFGPLYEDSVPSVSRSIDVSLDGKTVQFGQISGDSVTSHVADGSLWNNKGLCAPFGEGSQFIDAGCMYDTVDMATEGSPCQQGSLAGDGGVLSGGAYVKTSLEGLEMCCKEPHCDGKGLSDLVKLDIEHLPYGMAVTCLNKNANHDLEKDDLLPKVGAEDSCTLHEDSFPSLSGSSVAVSLDGKAGQVGELSERRAITRNMSFGSQEGGTLSCESVFHKEAPGGESRCSRREVNISEEDLRTGWMEVAHDNGDLSDPGKCHTEKFPCGVDGLTLITGANHEPEKVGFLPNIDAAVSCPVDEASVPSIYGSSIDVPLDEKASQIGYMSERSSCVEKLARNSLEGDTLLCESGLRTEAYGDENQESSMGVSNRLNLSVCKASIENLEACGPYAVKEMQQISQKSATAELPPEIDLCHSSYNQPCNNEPCSGRESSAQCMGHQDSGISGIGGSGPIDHLDQGLNACNSADDKASSVDFVCNANDGESQSQKLATFFVFRRRNPKRAASSRNLNSEKPDQINKASSGTRKLKKVDIASSLHQSTMGTFPNKISKGRSGMNRPQKSSAWGSRQKLLDGFCQSHGPLASNSRPIYLGKGRSNTRSDQRNQPSFRKSRSSRSSKSKCSTLSDVGHLADELNGKPAFSAIADTDASSEGQGEDIPKFPSHSLECTDCPNTQQLKRGLASSTQETCPAYIHGECAKLSTSGPSLTNDNGTVMLPVGFSPDSVLEVASVTCESNASASHDVMLHENSSDAGALNGGGHHPSVLSTSKSGKDQAPSLMHLEQRAKTAGGIENTRKEETGPSHAMIDNDVEGRVQTLQKSNTVKKNSTVRKLGCMKKDGTKGKNLKTRSSTQISSCEASQLRGFSNDSVSPDPPELLLSTGHPELGSCCEVQTSATQDLGTHEHGNTQNHSVIDSEKGSAFHTMKSPRHKKKDANAGKKGKVRDPHMKGKGKKKNIADGTSLDDGLFNLPSTELAASHMNEQGNLTPATELAFKNSGTISTALPGNVAYKMDEASVPPPPPAAWVCCDDCQKWRCIPAELADAIGETNCRWTCKDNGDMAFADCSIPQVKTNAEINAELELSDASADEADNDGSNSKASRAPSWTHVRSNLFLHRNRRTQSIDESMVCNCKPPQDGRMGCRDGCLNRMLNIECVKRTCPCEEQCSNQKFQRRSYAKLRWCHSGNKGYGLQLQEDVSEGRFLIEYVGEVLDITSYKSRQRYYASKGQKHFYFMALNGGEVIDACTKGNLGRFINHSCSPNCRTEKWMVNGEVCIGIFAMRNIKKGEELTFDYNYVRVSGAAPQKCFCGTAKCRGYIGGDISVDSITQDDAEAGHFEQMVVDKNSEELMGASGSGSDGSHPNIVEPEFSIQEEDLHDCPAANTELEPLQQTGGTEFETNEPENSLEAWSPQEDEDAIRTPVHVSRTIESSLQCFPVHGTLSSDCLPKTSYTTEGSKAPNVINGSPNSDFRSNLVPGFNGNKRNNLKHHRNVKPSSSSLINNEHILGVEGRLNNLLDEDGGISKRKDATNGYLKLLFVTAAEGDSADGTSKSVRDLSLILDALLKTKSHSVLLDIVNKNGLQMLHNILKQNRSNFHRIPIIRKLLKVLEFLAVKRILTSEHINGGPRCAGVESFRDSMLRLTRHSNFQVHQSAWNFLDRWIPRDIARSEPTEYPRASTSAQDNRGANMVWNSSGRKRKSRWDYQPDEHYKMVGLKILKAYSEHGEPSLQIGLMRNKLQGNQGTNSYHNDVPGMGSSTESADDEVPPGFESQQERRPVQASFDCEVAPGLCMERYQPSLTISYGIPVDLVQHFGTPESERQCHQKWKVAPAVPFIPFPPLPPYPRGSPSPSTSSYQMSQHDGTSTVKHNSSGHCGRTADTGGRVHRTWRNGPRTRWPYNNQGRRFPSNHHRFERFHPSSQ; encoded by the exons ATGGAGGAGCCTGGCACGGGCACGCGCGGACGGGAGGATCACCATGTCGCCGTCCCGCGGTTCTCTGGCGAGGACGGTGTGTCTGTTGCCGCCGCGCCTGAACCCGGTGACGGGTTGGGGGATGGTGAGGAGGTGTGCGGTGCTCAGGGGAGAGGATTGTCCacagaggaagagggagagaaaggggGCGACCTTGCTGTTGGATTGGTGGATCCCGTCGAGGCTGTTTGTGCCATCCTTGAAGGGAGAAGGTGTCAGATAGGTGACGAGAAGGGTTCTAGTTCAGAGGAGAGGCCCATGAACGTGGAGGAAGAGAAGGGAGGTAGTTTGGCGTTCGCGCCACAGGCATCCGCTGAACCTGGCAGTCTGCGGACGTGTCATGAGGGCAATGGTGGGTTGTCGGATAAGACGTTATGTGTTCCTTGCGGTGAAGCAGTCTGTTCCGAGGATGTTGgatgcatgtatgaaatgctGGACAAAGTGACAGATGGGAGCCAATGTGAGCTGGAGGATTTGGCGGATAACGTAGGTGATTGGGGTGGTCTGGCGGAGGTAATGACAAGTACAGAAGATTTATGGATGGCTTCTGAGGAAGCACACTGTGATAATGAGTGCTTGTTGGATTTGACGAAGCATGGCAGCGAACAACAGCCACGTGGAGTTGATGGCGTGAGATCTGTGACAGATGCTAATAATGAGCTGCAACATGATGATTTGATGCCAAATATTGAAGCTGAGGTCTTCGGGCCATTGTACGAAGATTCAGTTCCTTCCGTTTCTAGGAGCATTGATGTTTCTTTAGATGGAAAGACAGTTCAATTTGGTCAAATATCTGGTGATTCAGTGACATCTCATGTGGCTGATGGCAGTTTGTGGAATAATAAAGGTTTATGTGCCCCTTTTGGTGAAGGATCTCAATTCATTGATGCTGGATGCATGTATGACACGGTGGACATGGCGACAGAGGGAAGTCCATGTCAGCAGGGCAGTTTGGCGGGTGATGGAGGTGTTTTGAGTGGTGGTGCATATGTAAAGACAAGCCTAGAGGGTTTAGAAATGTGTTGCAAGGAACCACATTGTGATGGCAAGGGCTTGTCAGATTTGGTAAAACTTGACATCGAGCATTTGCCATATGGCATGGCTGTCACATGTTTGAATAAAAATGCTAACCATGATCTCGAAAAGGATGATTTATTACCAAAAGTTGGAGCAGAGGACTCTTGTACCTTGCATGAAGATTCATTTCCTTCACTTTCTGGGAGTAGCGTTGCTGTTTCTTTAGATGGCAAGGCTGGCCAGGTTGGTGAATTATCTGAACGTAGAGCAATCACCAGAAACATGTCTTTTGGGTCACAAGAAGGAGGTACGCTTTCTTGTGAGAGTGTGTTTCACAAGGAAGCTCCTGGAGGTGAGAGCCGGTGTTCCAGAAGGGAGGTGAACATAAGTGAAGAGGACTTGCGGACAGGTTGGATGGAAGTAGCTCATGACAATGGGGACTTGTCAGATCCAGGGAAGTGTCACACAGAGAAATTTCCATGTGGTGTGGATGGCCTGACATTGATAACTGGTGCTAATCATGAGCCGGAAAAGGTTGGTTTCTTGCCAAATATTGATGCAGCAGTCTCCTGTCCAGTAGATGAAGCTTCAGTTCCTTCTATTTATGGGAGCTCCATTGATGTTCCTTTAGATGAGAAGGCCAGTCAGATTGGTTACATGTCCGAAAGGAGTTCATGTGTGGAGAAATTGGCTCGCAATTCACTGGAAGGAGATACGCTTTTGTGTGAGAGTGGTCTTCGGACAGAGGCTTATGGAGATGAGAATCAGGAATCCAGCATGGGGGTGTCCAATCGGTTGAATTTGTCTGTATGTAAAGCAAGCATAGAAAATTTAGAAGCTTGTGGCCCTTATGCTGTGAAAGAGATGCAACAGATCTCTCAAAAATCTGCGACCGCTGAATTACCCCCAGAGATAGACCTGTGTCATTCTTCTTATAACCAACCTTGCAACAATGAACCTTGTAGTGGCAGGGAATCATCAGCTCAATGCATGGGTCATCAAGATTCTGGAATTTCTGGTATTGGCGGATCTGGCCCTATAGACCATTTGGATCAAGGGCTCAATGCCTGTAATTCTGCTGATGACAAAGCCAGTTCTGTTGATTTTGTCTGCAATGCTAATGATGGGGAATCACAAAGCCAAAAGCTGGCAACATTTTTTGTGTTCAGACGTAGGAATCCAAAAAGAGCTGCTTCATCAAGAAACCTTAATTCTGAGAAGCCCGATCAAATAAACAAGGCAAGCAGTGGCACACGCAAACTTAAAAAGGTTGATATTGCGAGCTCATTACATCAAAGCACCATGGGTACGTTCCCAAACAAAATCTCTAAGGGAAGAAGTGGCATGAACAGGCCACAGAAATCTTCTGCTTGGGGCAGTCGGCAAAAGCTATTGGATGGTTTCTGTCAGAGTCACGGGCCTTTGGCTTCTAATTCTCGTCCAATTTACCTGGGAAAAGGAAGATCAAATACAAGATCTGATCAGAGAAATCAGCCAAGTTTTCGGAAAAGTCGAAGTTCAAGATCTTCAAAAAGTAAATGCTCTACCTTGTCTGATGTAGGGCATTTAGCTGATGAATTGAATGGGAAACCTGCCTTTTCAGCTATTGCTGATACTGATGCTTCCTCAGAAGGTCAGGGAGAAGACATTCCAAAATTCCCTTCACATTCATTAGAGTGTACTGACTGTCCTAACACGCAGCAGTTGAAAAGGGGCTTGGCGAGTTCTACTCAGGAAACATGCCCTGCATACATCCATGGAGAGTGTGCTAAGCTTTCAACTTCTGGACCTTCTTTGACCAATGACAATGGCACTGTCATGCTGCCTGTTGGATTTTCACCAGATTCTGTTTTGGAGGTAGCTTCTGTTACGTGTGAAAGTAATGCTTCTGCAAGCCATGATGTTATGCTACATGAAAACTCATCAGATGCTGGTGCATTGAATGGAGGTGGTCATCATCCATCTGTTTTATCTACTTCCAAATCTGGAAAAGATCAAGCTCCATCATTGATGCACTTGGAGCAGCGAGCTAAAACTGCTGGGGGGATTGAGAACACAAGGAAGGAAGAGACTGGTCCATCTCACGCCATGATAGACAATGATGTTGAAGGAAGAGTGCAGACTTTACAGAAGTCCAATACAGTGAAGAAAAATAGTACTGTCAGAAAGCTGGGTTGCATGAAGAAAGATGGAACTAAAGGAAAAAACTTGAAGACTAGAAGTTCTACCCAAATTTCTTCATGTGAAGCTTCACAACTCAGGGGCTTCTCTAATGATTCAGTTTCACCTGATCCACCTGAGTTACTGCTTAGTACAGGGCATCCAGAGCTAGGTTCATGTTGTGAGGTCCAAACTTCTGCCACACAGGATCTTGGTACGCATGAACATGGTAATACACAGAATCATTCTGTAATTGACAGTGAAAAAGGGAGCGCCTTTCACACTATGAAATCACCAAGGCACAAGAAAAAGGATGCTAATGCAGGAAAGAAGGGTAAGGTGCGGGATCCACATATGAAGGGAAAGGGTAAGAAGAAAAACATAGCAGATGGCACTTCCCTTGATGATGGATTGTTTAATTTGCCTTCTACTGAACTGGCAGCATCTCATATGAATGAACAGG GTAATCTCACTCCTGCCACTGAACTTGCATTCAAGAACTCTGGCACCATATCTACTGCTTTACCTGGAAATGTTGCGTACAAAATGGACGAGGCATCtgtaccaccaccaccacctgctGCATGGGTGTGTTGTGATGATTGCCAAAAATGGCGCTGCATACCTGCTGAACTGGCAGATGCCATTGGAGAAACAAATTGCAGATG GACTTGTAAGGACAATGGAGACATGGCGTTTGCTGACTGTTCTATCCCACAAGTGAAGACAAACGCTGAGATCAATGCAGAACTTGAACTTTCAGATGCTTCAGCTGATGAAGCAGACAATGATGGATCTAACTCGAAAG CTTCCAGAGCTCCATCTTGGACACATGTTAGGTCGAACTTGTTTCTGCATCGGAACCGCAGGACACAATCCATTGATGAG AGCATGGTGTGCAACTGCAAGCCTCCTCAAGATGGCCGAATGGGTTGTAGAGATGGCTGCTTGAACAGGATGCTCAACATTGAATGCGTCAAACGTACATGTCCATGTGAAGAGCAATGTTCCAATCAAAAG TTTCAGCGGCGCAGCTATGCAAAACTGAGATGGTGCCATTCTGGCAACAAAGGCTATGGACTGCAGTTGCAAGAAGACGTATCTGAAGGAAGATTTCTTATTGAATATGTTGGAGAG GTCCTTGACATAACGTCTTATAAATCCCGCCAAAGATATTATGCTTCTAAAGGCCAGAAGCATTTTTACTTCATGGCCCTAAATGGCGGCGAG GTAATAGATGCTTGCACTAAGGGAAACTTGGGCCGATTCATCAATCATAGCTGCAGCCCTAACTGTCGTACAGAGAAG TGGATGGTCAATGGAGAAGTATGCATTGGAATATTTGctatgaggaacatcaagaag GGTGAAGAATTGACATTTGATTACAACTATGTTCGTGTATCTGGCGCTGCTCCTCAAAAATGCTTCTGTGGTACAGCCAAATGCCGGGGTTACATTGGTGGAGACATATCAGTTGATTCCATCACCCAAGATGATGCGGAAGCAGGTCATTTTGAACAAATGGTTGTTGACAAAAATTCCGAGGAGTTGATGGGTGCAAGTGGGTCTGGTTCTGATGGCAGTCATCCCAATATTGTTGAACCTGAATTTTCTATTCAAGAGGAAGATTTACATGATTGCCCAGCTGCAAACACAGAGTTAGAACCACTTCAGCAAACTGGAGGAACTGAATTTGAAACTAATGAGCCTGAGAATTCCTTAGAAGCATGGAGCCCACAGGAAGATGAAGATGCCATCCGCACGCCTGTGCATGTGTCACGAACAATTGAAAGTTCTTTGCAGTGTTTTCCAGTACATGGCACGCTGTCATCAGATTGTTTGCCAAAGACTTCATACACAACGGAAGGTTCAAAGGCTCCAAATGTAATAAATGGATCACCTAATTCTGATTTCAGGAGCAATCTGGTACCTGGTTTCAATGGTAATAAGAGAAACAACCTAAAACACCATAGAAATGTGAAACCGTCATCATCATCTCTAATTAACAATGAGCACATTTTGGGAG TTGAAGGGAGACTGAACAACCTACTGGATGAAGATGGAGGTATCAGCAAGCGAAAA GATGCGACAAATGGATACTTGAAGCTTCTCTTTGTGACTGCAGCGGAAGGTGACAGTGCTGATGGCACATCTAAAAG TGTGAGGGATCTTTCATTGATTCTTGACGCActtttaaaaacaaaatcacaTTCTGTCCTGTTGGATATCGTCAACAAGAATG GATTGCAGATGCTTCATAATATATTGAAGCAGAACAGAAGCAACTTCCATCGTATACCTATTATACGGAAGCTTCTGAAG GTACTGGAGTTTCTAGCTGTGAAAAGAATTTTAACATCTGAACATATAAACGGAGGTCCTCGATGTGCTGGAGTCGAAAG CTTCAGAGACTCGATGCTGCGGTTAACAAGACATAGTAACTTTCAG GTTCATCAGAGTGCTTGGAACTTCCTTGATAGATGGATCCCTCGTGATATAGCAAGGAGCGAGCCAACAGAATATCCACGTGCATCCACATCTGCACAGGATAACCGGGGAGCTAATATGGTTTGGAATTCTTCTGGAAGGAAACGCAAGAGCCGTTGGGATTATCAACCGGATGAGCACTATAAGATGGTTGGACTAAAAATCCTAAAAGCTTATTCTGAACATGGTGAACCTAGTCTCCAGATTGGCTTGATGAGAAATAAGTTGCAAGGGAATCAGGGAACAAACAGCTATCATAATGATGTTCCTGGCATGGGAAGTTCAACAGAGAGTGCAGATGATGAAGTGCCTCCTGGGTTTGAGTCTCAACAGGAACGTCGGCCTGTACAAGCTTCTTTCGACTGTGAGGTTGCTCCAGGACTTTGCATGGAGAGGTACCAACCTAGCTTGACTATTTCATATGGGATTCCGGTCGACCTTGTTCAGCACTTCGGAACCCCTGAATCTGAACGTCAGTGCCACCAAAAATGGAAAGTTGCACCTGCTGTGCCTTTTATTCCTTTTCCGCCATTGCCACCCTATCCACGAGGGAGTCCATCTCCCTCCACTTCGTCATATCAAATGTCCCAGCATGACGGAACATCCACAGTGAAACATAACAGTTCAGGACACTGTGGGAGGACAGCAGACACAGGTGGAAGAGTGCATAGGACTTGGCGGAATGGCCCAAGAACAAGATGGCCATACAATAACCAAGGAAGGAGATTTCCAAGCAATCATCATAGATTTGAAAGATTCCACCCTTCAAGTCAATAG
- the LOC133919079 gene encoding uncharacterized protein LOC133919079 yields the protein MPTSTPPFAIGHPRGLTCIAMVMELTAASAVRRAEVDTSRPFQSVREAIEVFGERYAGGGSGSNASSESTAPPAASSMTMDCLKKLEADLAEAKGELVQLRRRQSQMEVAMSSLTVQFSKGLAVFSGLSKGKEVAIIGAPATGEDDDHGHGRVRSDRWDESRAEEWMASLEYLPSLSEALTIKMIEDDSGERKERKVKSKKARKKHKKQKSGISLVGGIFSKKSKSR from the coding sequence ATGCCTACTTCAACACCACCCTTCGCCATCGGTCACCCCCGTGGCCTCACCTGCATCGCCATGGTCATGGAGTTAACTGCCGCCTCTGCTGTGCGCCGCGCCGAGGTCGACACCTCCCGGCCGTTCCAGTCGGTCCGGGAGGCCATCGAGGTCTTCGGTGAGCGGTACGCGGGTGGCGGCAGCGGCTCCAATGCGAGCAGCGAGTCCACTGCACCTCCAGCGGCCTCATCCATGACGATGGACTGCCTGAAGAAACTGGAGGCAGACTTAGCAGAGGCCAAGGGCGAGCTGGTCCAGCTGAGGCGGAGGCAGTCCCAGATGGAGGTGGCCATGTCCAGCCTGACTGTGCAGTTCAGCAAGGGCCTGGCCGTCTTCTCTGGCCTCAGTAAAGGGAAGGAGGTCGCCATCATCGGCGCACCGGCGACCGGAGAAGACGACGACCATGGCCACGGCCGGGTTCGCAGCGACCGGTGGGACGAGAGCCGGGCCGAGGAGTGGATGGCGAGCCTGGAGTACCTGCCAAGCCTCTCGGAGGCACTGACCATCAAGATGATCGAGGATGACTCGGGTgaaaggaaggagaggaaggTGAAGAGCAAAAAGGCCAGgaagaagcacaagaagcaGAAGAGTGGGATCTCTTTGGTTGGAGGCATCTTTTCAAAGAAAAGCAAGTCCAGGTGA